CATCGCAAACTCGACATTCAAACGCATGCAGAAAAAACTCAAGCTTTTGCCATATCGAACAGACGTTGACGTAGAAAATTCTCTGCAGTCGTATTTAGGAATGCTTTCGCACTATAAAAATTTTAACCTTTTGCGGGGAAGTGATATTCCTAAATCGCCCAAGGCGCTTTAAAAATGAGAAATTCGTTTCCCTTTTGCTTCCGCAAAAGGGAAAGCCCGCTTTGCTATGCGAATGCCTCAAATCCTTTTGAAGTGTCTATGCAAAGTTGCAGGAATGTTCAAAACCCTTTTGAAGTGCCTATGCAGAGTTGCATGAAGAGTTCAAAAGCAATTTGAATGTTTCTCGCAGCGTTGCACGAAAAAATGAGGGATTTAGATGTGGAATTCGGGGCGTTGCGGGGTGTCCCCGCAGAGGGGGTAGCGGGAAACGCGCGGTGGGGATTTTATTTTTGATTTTATCGCGCGGTTCACGCGAGGGGGAGGCTTCCCCCCTTGTTTGTTTTTATTTTCTTTTCTTTTGCGAGGAAAATTTTTATTTTATGGGCAAATTCAAAAAAGGAAATTTTATGAAAAAACTTTTGGCTCTTGGTATGGCTGCGGCTTTGCTCGCGGGTTGCAATGATCTTGGTGCAAAATCGGGCAAGACAAGTCTTGTGACGGAAAAGGATAAGTATAGTTATGCGCTCGGCGCAAATTTCGGTTCGCAGGCGCATTATCAGTTGGTGACCCGCGATTCGGTCGCGCTCGATTTGGATGCGTTCTATCAAGGTTTTAAGGAACGTTATTTGGCGGATAGCGCAAATTATTTGATGAATGATTCGTTGGTTTATGCGACTTTGAATGCGTTCTCGCAGGATTTGCAGAAGAAGAAAATGGAAAAGGATAGCATCGCTTCGGCAAAGAATCTCGCGGAACAAGAAGAATTCCTCGCAAAGAATAAGACGGCTGAAGGCGTGATTACGACGGAAAGCGGTTTGCAATATAAGGTGATTACCGAAGGCAATGGCGCGATTCCGACGGATTCGTCGATTGTGTCGGTGCATTATACGGGCACTCTTTTGAACGGCAAAGAATTTGATAGTTCGGTGAAGCGCGGTCAGCCGGCAGAATTCCCGGTGGGCGCTGTGATTCCGGGCTGGACGGAATTGTTGAAGTTGATGAAGGTCGGCGGAAAGGTGCAGGCTTGGATTCCGAGCGCTCTCGGTTATGGTCCGAGCGGTCGTCAGCCGATGATTCCGGGCAATAGCCTTCTCATTTTCGAAGTGGAATTGTTGGAGATTAAGGCGCCGGCTGCGAAGTAATCGCTGCATTTGGTTTCAGCCCGCTGTTTTGGCGGGCTGTTTTTTTTGATTGGATTTTTTTGCGTGGTGGCGAATGAAATTTTGGCGCATTTCTTGGTTTGCTTTTTTTAGCGCGACGATTTTTTTGTCGGCGTGTTTTGAGTCGGGAAAAATTGAATCGTTAGATGGTGAAATTCAGCAGGCGAATTTGCAGTTGGCGAATGCGCAGACAAGTCTTGCGACTTATGTGGCGAAGCGTCCGCAGCGGCTTTCGGTTTTGAGCGATACGGTGAAAGCGGGCGAGGGTTTGTATCAAGTGCTAGAACGTTTGCAGGTGAATTTTAATGATAAGCGTTCGATTGTGCTTGCGATTCAAGATAGCGTGGAGCTTTCGAATTTGCGGGTGGGGCAAGCGTTTCATGTGGCGCAAGATTCGCTCGGAAATGTGCAAGTGTTTCGTTATGCGCCAAATCCGGCGACGGTGCATTTGCTTTTGAAAGAAAATGATGGCTTTGTTTACAAGTTGGTGGCGAAGCCGCTCGTGGTAAAACAATCGGTTTTTGAAGGTTTTATTGCGAAGGGCGGAACGTTACACGAGACTCTTCTTTCGGTCGGAATTCCGGCGCGGATGTCGGGAATTGTCGCGGGAGTTTTACAATGCAAAATTCCTTTTTCGAGTGTGCAGCCGGGAGACCGTTTCCGGATTATGCTCGAGGAATCTTTTTATCAAGACAGTATTTGGATTGCGGGGAAAGTAATTTACGCAGAATTTGATGGGCGGACTGTCGGACATCACGAGGCATTTTTGTATGCGGATCCCGATCCGAAGAGCACTTACAATGCGCATTATACGGAATCGGGGGAAGCGTTGATTTTTGACGGTTTGCGTTATCCGCTCGATCGATTGCATATTACGAGTCCGTTCGGCGTGCGCATTCATCCGGTGACAGGACAGCGCAAAATGCATAGCGGAATTGATTACGGTAGTCCGAAGGGTTCGCCGGTTTATGCAGTGGCGAAGGGAAAAGTCATCGTCTCGGGTTATGATGAATATAGTGGCAATAAAATTGCGATTAAGCATGCGGATAATTCGGTGAGTTATTATATGCATTTGAGTTCGCGCGGTGTCGGCGTGGGGCAGCAAGTGACGGGCGGTCAGGTGATTGGACGTGTCGGAAGCACTGGCCGGAGCACGGGTCCGCATTTGCATTTGGGATTTAAAAATGCGCAAGGACAATGGATCAATCCGAAGTCGAAGACGATGATTGCGACGCCGAAATTGCAAGGGGAACGCCTTGCGCGGTTACAGTCGCAAGTGAAACGCATCCGCGAAGATGTTTTGAAAACCGAAGCGGAAACGCCGCGAGAATTTGAAGGCTCATCGGTGAAAGTCAAACAGCGAAAAATTTAACGGTGGGCGTTGTTTTTGGACAACGCTCTTTTTGAAATTTTTCGGAAATCCCATTTTGACGAGTTAGATTTATTCAAAAACAATGGGATGGTTTTATGCGTTTTCAAAAAATTTTTGCAGGCATTTTGCTGACTTGTGCGTTTGGAATTGGCGAAGCTGCTGTTCCCAAATCCGAAGTGGTTACGCTTCCTTCTGATGTGAATTTAGGCGGCGGCGATGTCGTGGGTTCGCAGTTGATCGCTGCGACTTATAATGCGGGGAATGGCCCTGGAATTTGGATTGTCGCGGACGGCGGTTTTCGTTTGTATCATAATGGTGCTCTCCTTGCCGAAGAAAATCAAGCGGGGCGCGTGCGATTTATTCCGATGACTTTTTTGCCAGGTGAAAATGCCATTTCCGTTGTGGGCGTGAATGGTTCGGGGGCGCCGGGCGTTTTGGTGCAAATCGACGATTTGGATAAATCGTATTATTCGGGCTCTTCGTGGAAAGCAAAGCCGAGCGTCGGAAATGCAAACTGGAAACAGAAAGGTCGCGATTTATCGCAGTGGGGCGCTGCGACCGAACTTTCTTACGCAAATTCTAAAATGCCAAGCGGCGGCGCGTTAAATGGCTTTGCCAAAAATACGCAGGCGAAATGGATTTGGAGCGGTTCGGAATCGGATAAAAATGCCGTCTTGCTTTTCAATTTGAATATTCAAGCCGAAGGCTTTGGCGCTGTCACCACGGGCGGCGATAAAGGAAAAATCGTTATCGCGAAAGATTCTTTAGAAGTCCGCAAATATTTGCAAAGTAATGATGCGGTCACCATTTTAATTCCCGAAGGCACTTACGATTTTCGTCAATTTCGCAATGCGGCGACCGAAGCGAAAAAGGCAAATCGCACTTGGTGCAAAACGACTTGCTCCGAAAAAAATGCGGTGACCGGGAAAACAAATACATTTTACCGCATCGCATTCGAAGCGAATTCGTGTCAGTCTTTGGGCGAATCGAATTTGCAAATCGTTCAAGAAAGTGAAAATTTGAAAAAGTGGGATAATTGGATTACGATTAAAGCGAATAAAAGTTTAATCGGTATGGGGCGCGGCGCCAATTTGCGCGGGGCTTCGCTCAACAATCGCGCATACGAAGGCGGACACAATAACATTTACAGAAACTTGGCGATTTACGATGTGAATCCGCATTTGATTGAAGCGGGCGATGGACTTGAAACTTCGGGCAATAAAGATTCGCACATTAAAAATTTCTGGGCAGATCATGTGAGCTATAAATGGATTAGCGATGGACTCGATATGGAATTTGTCGATAATGCGACGATTAGCTTTTTGGATTTTGACGGTGCAAACGAATATAATTGCTGGGGAACAGACCCTTATATGTCACTTGTCGAAGATGCGCATTTAACATTTGCGAATAATTATTGGCATAATACATACGGCCGCGTTCCGAAAGTCACCGGAGAAAATGATGGTTCGCAAGTTCATTTGTATAATCAATTCGTTGATGGAAATCGCTTCTTTATCGCAGGCGCAAATGGTCATAGCGCAAATGCAAAAGCATACGTGCGTTACGAAAACAGTTACATTAAAAATGGCAAAGGTTATTTAGCCGAATGGGGCGATAACGGCTACGTTTACTTTAGCGGGATTACTTTAGATAACACGAGCAAACAACATCGTTACAATGGTTCTGTGCAAAGTGGAATTCCGCAAGCGGAAACATTTACGCCGAAGTATTCTTTTGTAAAACGCGATGTCGCAAGTTTACCAAATGAACTTCCAAATATTACCGGCGTGGGCGGGCGTTATGGGAAAATGCCTTCTTACGATCAAGCGTTTGGACAAAGCAATCAAGCGGCAAGTGTAAGCGTTTCCGTTTCGAATGCAAAAGTTTCTTTAGGCGATGAAGTGACTTTATCGGCAACGGCGAAAGATAACGATGGCTCGGTTCAAAAAGTGGATTTTTATGTCGGAAATACTTTAGTCGGTTCTGTAAATTCTGCGCCTTATCAAGTCAAAGTTTCGGGGCTTGAAGCGGGCGAATATTCTGCGGTTGCCGTCGCGACGGACAATTCGAATTTAACGCAAATGTCAGGCTTTGTAACGTTTAGCGTCGAAGGCGAAAGTTATCCAAGCATTGCCAAATGCGGCGGCGGTTCGAGTTCGCAAGCGATTACATTGGGCGAAGCCATTACCGATTTTTGTTACACGTGGACGGGCGCCGAAACGGTTATCGCCGAAGGTTTCCCAAAAGGAATTTTGACCGAAATCGATAACGAAAATCGGAAAATTTCCATCAGCGGAACGCCGACAGAAGCGGGCTCATTTAGTTTTAGGGTCACGGCTACGGCAAACGATTCCACCTTTAAAAAGTCTGGAAAAATCGTGGTGACCGATCCGAATGCAAGTTCATCGAGCAGTGAAATTTCAAGTTCGTCTTCGGCAACGGATACAATTCCCGAAGCCATTTTGCGTCAGTTGCGCTTGTCGCATAATGCTGCGGTTTTCTATCGCGCATTTGATTTGCAAGGTCGCCCGATTTATGCCGGGAAACAAAAGCCCAAGTTGCAAAATGTGCGCGCGATTATCGTCGAATATAGCGCACAAGGCGTTCGCCGAATTATTCCGTAATCATTCTCTCTTCCTGCAAAAAACGGAGTTCTTTTAGAACTCCGCTTTTCATTTTCACCGAAATTTTTTACCAAGCGCATTTGAAGGTTTGAACATTTCCGATAATCACAATCGTGGCGCCTGCGGGGAATAAACTGGATTCAACTTGGCTATAAGTATAATCTGATTTATTCCACACTTCTTTGTCGTTTACTAAGATGGTGCAACTGCCACCGCATTGTAAAGCTACAGGATTTTCGCATTGATTTTCGGCGAGGCTGTAAGTGCCCGCAGAAAGCGGAAGATTTTCTTTGGTTAAAGAAATTTTTTCCAGTTCGCTGCTCGAACTTTCCGCGCTCGACGAAGACACGGAGCTAGAACTTTTTTGGGAAGAACTGCTTTCCGCGCTTGACGAAGACACGGAGCTAGAACTTTTTTGGGAAGAACTACTTTCCGCGCTTGACGAAATTTCGCTGTTTGAACTCGAAGGAATTTTTCCGCCGCCGTTTGCTTTGCATTCTGCGTTTCCTTGACAAGCGCTCACTGCGGAATCGATTAGTCCCGCATAATAATTTTCATCTTGTAAATAACGCAGAGTGTCATCGTTGGAATCGATGTCGGCAACGCTACCCGAGCCGCATGAGATGAAAAAACTCGAAGTGAAAATTCCTGTAAATCCCAAAACTTTTTTCATAGAAGCTTCCAAATTTATTCTTCTTCTGGATTGATTTTTCGCTTGCCCGTAATAAATTGTTTGACGAAAGGATTTGTGGTATTTTTGATTTCGTCAACGGTACCGACTTCGATAATGCGGCCTTTGTAAAGCATCGCAATGCGATCGGCGACTTTGAACGCGCTCACCATATCGTGAGTCACGACGACAGAAGTGACGCCGAGTTTACTTTGCATGTCTAAAATCAAATCGTTGATGACATCGCTTGTAATCGGATCCAAACCGGTTGTCGGTTCATCGTAAAGAAGAATTTCGGGATTGAGCGCAATGGCGCGGGCAAGGGCAACGCGTTTCCGCATACCGCCCGAAAGTTCGCTCGGCATTTTGCTGCGGAATTCGGGAACGAGATTGATGAGTTTCAATTTTTCGGTGACGATTTCTTGCACGCGTTTTTCAGAAAGTTCGGGATGATGTTCTCGTAAAGCGAATGCGATATTTTCGCCGGTATCCATACTATCAAAAAGAGCACCGCTTTGGAAAAGCATTCCCATTTTTTTGCGAATCGTTCTCGTGTCAAAAGATTTTGGCGTGCTAATCGTAACGCCGTCGACGATGACTTCGCCGCCATCGGGTTGGAGAAGCCCAATCATGTGTTTTAAAATCACCGATTTTCCGCCGCCCGATTGTCCGATGATGACCATCGTTTCACCGCGACGAATGTCCAAGTTAACATCGGCTAAAACAGTTTGAGGACCAAAACTTTTTTGCAGCCCGCGGAGCTGAATCATAATATCATTCGGATCGATATTCACATTGGGCATAAACAAAATCCTATTGGAAAAGGAGAGCGTCGGTCGCTAAATCCAAGATGAGAATCATTAAACAGCAAGAAACCACAGCATCTTTTGTCGCAAGTCCTACGCCGCGGGCACCGGGCGCTGCATTGATTCCGTGAAACCATCCCAGTAAAAAAATGACTACGCCGAAGACAAATGATTTGATAATTCCGCCGGCAAGGTCGAGCGGATTAAAGAGATATTGCATTCCGGTGTAAAATGTATAAGAAGAAATATCAAGAGCGAGAACGGCGACAATCCATCCGCCGATGAGCGCTAAGCAATTCGAAATAATCGTTAAGCAAGGAACCATTGTAAAGAAAGCGACGAATCGCGGCATCGCTAAAAAGCGGTAAGGGTCGAGCCCTAAAACTTCGTGTGCATCGAGTTCTTCTTTTTCTCGCATAGAGGCAATTTCTGCGGCGAGCGCACTGCCGACGCGTCCTGCTAAAACGAGTGCGGTTAAAAGAGGGCCGAGTTCGATTAAAACCATTTTGCACGCAGCTGTTCCGACCCATTTATCGGCGACGAGTCCGCGGAATTGAAACGATGCTTGCACCGTTGCGACCATTCCTGTAAAAATCGAAGTCACAAAAAGAAGTGGCATCGACGAAACGCCAATCGAGACCATTTGCTTTAACACAAGTCCCCAAGTGCGAAAAGCATACGGCACTTGACGAAGTGTAAAGCAGAGAATGCAACAAAGTTCTCCAACGCTCGAGATGCCTCCGACGACGATTTTTCCTAGGAACTGCAAAGGCGCAAAAATTTTCACCATTACACTCCGATGTCATCGAGCGACCCAAAGTCCGAGCCGCCGCCATTTCCCGCTTCTTCTTCGGGAATGTAATTTTCGAATTTTGTGTATTGCGGAATCCACGTGAGGTCAATATCTGCAGTCGCTCCGTTACGATGCTTGGCGACGAGAAGTTGCGCTTTATTTTTGTCGGCTTCATCGTGGCTGCGGTAGAACGGACGTTCGATAAACCAAACCATGTCAGCGTCTTGTTCGATAGAGCCCGATTCACGCAAGTCCGAAAGTTGCGGACGCGTTTTGCCTCCGCGGACAGCGTCTGCGCGGTCTTCGGTTTTACGCGAAAGCTGAGCGAGTGCGATGACTGGGATTTTCAAATCTTTGGCGAGAACTTTTAAACCACGCGAAATGGCGCCGACGGCGACAGCGCGGTTTTCTTCTTTGCCCGTTTTCATCAGCTGTAAATAATCGACGATGACCAAGTCTAAACCGACTTTGCGTTTTAAACTGCGGCATTTTGAAAGTAATTCCATAATTCCTAAATCCAAATTGTCGTCCACATAAAGTGAATTCGCTTGGACGATTCGGCTCGCTGTGCCCGGGAGCTTTGCAAATTCATCGCGGTTCAAATGTCCTGCACGGAACTTGGAAAGTTCAAGCCCAGCCATCGAACAAATGATACGCTGCATTAACTGTTCTGCGCCCATTTCGAGGCTGAAAAACGCAACTTTTTTTCCGTAATTGATGCTAGAATTCGAAGCGAGAGTGAGCGCAAACGCTGACTTTCCCATACCCGGACGCCCCGCGAGAATAATCAAATCGGAAGGCTGAAGCCCATTGGTTAAACGATCTAAATCCGTAAATCCTGTCGGACAACCGGAAAGTCCATCGCGACGATTTTCCACCGCTTTTAAAACTTCTTGCACCACATCGCCCGCAGGACGCAGAGAATTTTTCACCTGCTTTTCGGCGAGTGACATCACAGAACCTTCGACTTTCGAAATAATTTCGTCGGGTTCTGCGGTCGGGTCTTCGGCTTCTCGAATCGCTTCGTTCGAAACATTGATGAGGCGGCGAAGAACCGCTTTCTTCTGAATAATTTCTGCGTGATACCGCGCGTTGGCGCCGCTCGCCACCGATTCGATGAGCTTGAGCAAATATTCTACGCCACCGACAGCTTCTAATTTGCCCTCTTTTTCGAGCGCATTTTGCAAAGTAACTTCGTCAATCGGCGTGTTCATCTGCGAAAGTTTCTGCAAAACTTCCCAAATAATTTTGTGCCGTTCTTGATAAAAGTCGTCGGGATTGAGAAGAGAAATTACATCGGACAGAACGTTCGAATCTTGCATTACGCCGCCGAGCAAATTGACTTCTGCTTCGGCTGCTTGCGGAGCGCTTCGCCCGCTATATTCGTAATTTTCGCTATTCTTAGCCATTAAAATAGATAATAGAAATTTTTCGTTTTTGTGTTTTGCAAAGAAATTTTTCGAGGCGGTAAAGACCTAAAAATTTTTCGTTTTTCATTTTCTTGCGCACGATTCACTCATCATTTTCGACTATCATTTTCTAATTATCACAAAATTTTATCAATCATTGAAAATGATAAATTTTATTGAAATAATATATTAGACGTATGAGTGTAGACTGACTAACTTTTGCACGTCATTCAAAAAAGGAGCTAATATGCCTGATTTTCTTGAAGCCACGATGCTTGTTTGTTTCGGTCTTTCTTGGCCGATTTCCGTGTGGAAAAATATTAAATCGCACACGGCAAAAAATATGAGCATGCGTTTTAACTTGCTGATTATCTTTGGCTATATCGCAGGAATCCTTGCGAAGTGCTATCTGCATGCGTGGAATTATGTGCTCGCCATTTACGTGCTCAACTTGGTCATCGTTTCGTGCAATGTGTTGGTTTATTACCGCAATAAAAAATACGATGCAAAGGACGAATTGTTGAAAAACTTTGCGGTGTAAATTGCAGAGGAGTTCATCATGAAAATGATTTATCCGCTGTTTCTTTTGGCGCTTGCGTTCGTTTTCTTCGGTTGCAATGAAAGTCATTCTTGCATTTACAATCCCGATAACGAAACTCTCCATTGCGTCGAAAAAACATATAAGACGAAAACGATTGGCGATAAAGTTTGGCTTGCAGAAAATTTGGATTACATGGTAGAATTCAGTTTCTGCTACGGCGATGATTTTGAAAAGTGTAATGAGTTTGGACGCCTTTACACGTGGGATGCTGCGATGGAATACAATCCGATGAATAAGGATGCTTCGAATCGCGGCGTATGTCCTGCGGGTTGGCACATTCCGACCGTCAGCGAATTTGAGGCTGCTCTTCAAACCGATCCGAATTCTTCGGCGTTGCAATTCTTAAAATCCGGATTCCGCTATTACGATGATTCGTATGTGGACATGGGAAAGAATGCGACATTCTGGACTGCTTCGGAATACGATGGCGCGAGAGCTTACTTGGTCCGCATCGACGATAACGAAGTGAAACTCGAACACTTTAATAAAAATATCGCAGGCTCGCTCCGCTGCGTGAAAAATGAAAGCGCACAAGTGGCGCAGAAAAATTGATAATGATTTGTTGATAACGAATGCGGCGCGCCTTTGGCGCGCTGTTTTTATACGCGGCGTAGCCGCCATTCTTTATTTTCAAACGCATCGTTTGACGGTGCTTTTTTTATATTTTCAGCATGGCTTCCGTTTCTGAAATGATTCGTAAACGTTCTCCTTTTTTACAAGAAGAATCCGCTGTTTTTCAAGAGCTTTTAACATTCTTTGGGGAAAAGGCGCAGATCGCTCCGGACTTTCATGATTTGCAAGAATTTTTGGCGCCGAGGCGACTTTATCGGGTCATCAAAATTTCGGGAACTTCGTTTATGAAATGCGCTTATGCGTTGGTCGATAATTTCCCAGAATGTACGCGGGCGCTTGGAATGCTTCGCTATTATCGTTCGTCGGGTTCTATTTTTTGGGGCGACGTGGAAAAAGCAGAAAATATCATTTCCAATTCGTTAACGATGGATGTTTACGGTTGGGCGCCAGATTCGTTCACCGTTTTTGAAGGCGAAAAAGACGGTAAATTTGAATTGACCGCAATTCTCGCTTTTTAATTTTTCTTATAAAAATTCAAAAAGAATAATGCCCGGAATTTTTCCGGTTCCGACCCAACTATTTAAATATTCCACTAATTCGTGATCGACGACTTTGTTGAATTTATACGAAGCGTCGCGCAAAATCGGAAGTTTACCGCGGTCTAAAATTAAAAATCCCGTGTGCACAATGTCGAGAGAATTGAGTTTGCTTACGAATCCGATTCCGCGAACGGTGCGTTCTCCTTGCCACGGCGAGCCTGCAAATTCAATCGCTTTTTCGAGAGGCAAATACCGCAGATATAATTTCGTATCGGGCTCCGAAACTTGGATATTTTTCGTTTTGAAAAATTCTTTTTTCGAAATAATGCGTTCGACAAGAGTATCGTTCGGAAGCGCAATTTGACGGGCGAATTTTCCTTCGCCAATCCAATCGACGACGAAATAATGTTTGCGGAAACGGTAAGAAATTTTTCCGTCGATGTAACGGAGTTTTTGTAACACGCTAAAAATGCTGTCATCGCTTGGACTTTTTGCGAGAGCGAGAACGTGTTCAATGAAAGTTACGCAATCGAGAGAATCCGTATTGATCATCGGCATCGGAGAAATGGAATCGCGGAAGCCTTCGCCAGTGGGACCGCCGTGACCGTAAGGAATATCGAGAAATTTTTCGGAGAAAAATCGAATGCGATTTTCCAGTCCCGTAATCGAACTTCCTTGATGATACAAATCTTTCATCGTGAGCAAAGAATTGTAGCCGTTATTTGCCGCGCGGTAAATGCAAGACCAAATTGAATCAAGCGCATCTTTGGTAACGTTGTCGGGAATTTTTCCAGTCTTATTAAAATACGAAGCGATGAGAAGAGTGTCGCCGTCGATCGTGGGCATAAAACCGACAAGTCCGTGCGTTTCGTTGATGAATCCGGTTTTGAATCGAATGCACCACGCGTAATCTAAATTCTGCATCCGTTTTGCGCCGCTTCCGATTCCAGGTCCCGCAAAACTTTGAATGTAAAATTTTCCTTTGGGATGTCGCGCCATCGCTGCGAGTAATTGCGTTTCCGCAGACGGTTTGAGTTTGTTATCGGGCGAAAGTCCGCAGCCGTCAAAGAGCACAAAATCATCGGGATTTAAATGCAGTTTTTGCAAAAATTCTTTCACGCCTTTGCGTCCATTTTCCACATTTCCCGTTTGATATTTGACGGCAGAAAAATTGCGAAAGAGCGCTTCGGCATGTAAATTTTGACTGCGCTGATTGATTTCATCGAGGAAACTTAAAAGCGGCGTGCCTTCAAAAGAAAAGGAAACAAGTTCAATGCCGCTCGGAATTGTCGAATCGATTGCAACGGTAATATTGCGGTCTTTTAATGCGTGCAAAAATGCGGCTTCAAAATAGCGATTCGGATTGCGCACCGGAATGACGACGGCTGCATTTTTCACATTTTTTCCGATGCTTCCCGAAATGGTG
The nucleotide sequence above comes from Hallerella porci. Encoded proteins:
- a CDS encoding FKBP-type peptidyl-prolyl cis-trans isomerase gives rise to the protein MKKLLALGMAAALLAGCNDLGAKSGKTSLVTEKDKYSYALGANFGSQAHYQLVTRDSVALDLDAFYQGFKERYLADSANYLMNDSLVYATLNAFSQDLQKKKMEKDSIASAKNLAEQEEFLAKNKTAEGVITTESGLQYKVITEGNGAIPTDSSIVSVHYTGTLLNGKEFDSSVKRGQPAEFPVGAVIPGWTELLKLMKVGGKVQAWIPSALGYGPSGRQPMIPGNSLLIFEVELLEIKAPAAK
- a CDS encoding M23 family metallopeptidase; the protein is MKFWRISWFAFFSATIFLSACFESGKIESLDGEIQQANLQLANAQTSLATYVAKRPQRLSVLSDTVKAGEGLYQVLERLQVNFNDKRSIVLAIQDSVELSNLRVGQAFHVAQDSLGNVQVFRYAPNPATVHLLLKENDGFVYKLVAKPLVVKQSVFEGFIAKGGTLHETLLSVGIPARMSGIVAGVLQCKIPFSSVQPGDRFRIMLEESFYQDSIWIAGKVIYAEFDGRTVGHHEAFLYADPDPKSTYNAHYTESGEALIFDGLRYPLDRLHITSPFGVRIHPVTGQRKMHSGIDYGSPKGSPVYAVAKGKVIVSGYDEYSGNKIAIKHADNSVSYYMHLSSRGVGVGQQVTGGQVIGRVGSTGRSTGPHLHLGFKNAQGQWINPKSKTMIATPKLQGERLARLQSQVKRIREDVLKTEAETPREFEGSSVKVKQRKI
- a CDS encoding Ig-like domain-containing protein — encoded protein: MRFQKIFAGILLTCAFGIGEAAVPKSEVVTLPSDVNLGGGDVVGSQLIAATYNAGNGPGIWIVADGGFRLYHNGALLAEENQAGRVRFIPMTFLPGENAISVVGVNGSGAPGVLVQIDDLDKSYYSGSSWKAKPSVGNANWKQKGRDLSQWGAATELSYANSKMPSGGALNGFAKNTQAKWIWSGSESDKNAVLLFNLNIQAEGFGAVTTGGDKGKIVIAKDSLEVRKYLQSNDAVTILIPEGTYDFRQFRNAATEAKKANRTWCKTTCSEKNAVTGKTNTFYRIAFEANSCQSLGESNLQIVQESENLKKWDNWITIKANKSLIGMGRGANLRGASLNNRAYEGGHNNIYRNLAIYDVNPHLIEAGDGLETSGNKDSHIKNFWADHVSYKWISDGLDMEFVDNATISFLDFDGANEYNCWGTDPYMSLVEDAHLTFANNYWHNTYGRVPKVTGENDGSQVHLYNQFVDGNRFFIAGANGHSANAKAYVRYENSYIKNGKGYLAEWGDNGYVYFSGITLDNTSKQHRYNGSVQSGIPQAETFTPKYSFVKRDVASLPNELPNITGVGGRYGKMPSYDQAFGQSNQAASVSVSVSNAKVSLGDEVTLSATAKDNDGSVQKVDFYVGNTLVGSVNSAPYQVKVSGLEAGEYSAVAVATDNSNLTQMSGFVTFSVEGESYPSIAKCGGGSSSQAITLGEAITDFCYTWTGAETVIAEGFPKGILTEIDNENRKISISGTPTEAGSFSFRVTATANDSTFKKSGKIVVTDPNASSSSSEISSSSSATDTIPEAILRQLRLSHNAAVFYRAFDLQGRPIYAGKQKPKLQNVRAIIVEYSAQGVRRIIP
- a CDS encoding ABC transporter ATP-binding protein, with translation MPNVNIDPNDIMIQLRGLQKSFGPQTVLADVNLDIRRGETMVIIGQSGGGKSVILKHMIGLLQPDGGEVIVDGVTISTPKSFDTRTIRKKMGMLFQSGALFDSMDTGENIAFALREHHPELSEKRVQEIVTEKLKLINLVPEFRSKMPSELSGGMRKRVALARAIALNPEILLYDEPTTGLDPITSDVINDLILDMQSKLGVTSVVVTHDMVSAFKVADRIAMLYKGRIIEVGTVDEIKNTTNPFVKQFITGKRKINPEEE
- a CDS encoding MlaE family ABC transporter permease; translated protein: MVKIFAPLQFLGKIVVGGISSVGELCCILCFTLRQVPYAFRTWGLVLKQMVSIGVSSMPLLFVTSIFTGMVATVQASFQFRGLVADKWVGTAACKMVLIELGPLLTALVLAGRVGSALAAEIASMREKEELDAHEVLGLDPYRFLAMPRFVAFFTMVPCLTIISNCLALIGGWIVAVLALDISSYTFYTGMQYLFNPLDLAGGIIKSFVFGVVIFLLGWFHGINAAPGARGVGLATKDAVVSCCLMILILDLATDALLFQ
- the dnaB gene encoding replicative DNA helicase; this translates as MAKNSENYEYSGRSAPQAAEAEVNLLGGVMQDSNVLSDVISLLNPDDFYQERHKIIWEVLQKLSQMNTPIDEVTLQNALEKEGKLEAVGGVEYLLKLIESVASGANARYHAEIIQKKAVLRRLINVSNEAIREAEDPTAEPDEIISKVEGSVMSLAEKQVKNSLRPAGDVVQEVLKAVENRRDGLSGCPTGFTDLDRLTNGLQPSDLIILAGRPGMGKSAFALTLASNSSINYGKKVAFFSLEMGAEQLMQRIICSMAGLELSKFRAGHLNRDEFAKLPGTASRIVQANSLYVDDNLDLGIMELLSKCRSLKRKVGLDLVIVDYLQLMKTGKEENRAVAVGAISRGLKVLAKDLKIPVIALAQLSRKTEDRADAVRGGKTRPQLSDLRESGSIEQDADMVWFIERPFYRSHDEADKNKAQLLVAKHRNGATADIDLTWIPQYTKFENYIPEEEAGNGGGSDFGSLDDIGV
- a CDS encoding FISUMP domain-containing protein, translated to MKMIYPLFLLALAFVFFGCNESHSCIYNPDNETLHCVEKTYKTKTIGDKVWLAENLDYMVEFSFCYGDDFEKCNEFGRLYTWDAAMEYNPMNKDASNRGVCPAGWHIPTVSEFEAALQTDPNSSALQFLKSGFRYYDDSYVDMGKNATFWTASEYDGARAYLVRIDDNEVKLEHFNKNIAGSLRCVKNESAQVAQKN